A genomic stretch from Terriglobus sp. RCC_193 includes:
- a CDS encoding M56 family metallopeptidase: MTPVLAHISSVMATSWAASLWQGLALSLLAVALLRLMPKASAALRHSILLAVFAAATVLPLLHMPMHVAAMAPQASPAAIRMAPWFAVAVAAVWLVTSLFRAISLGMAWMHLRQVRRDATPIAVEAMNIFTAGNRRAVLCSSSQVSSPAVLGFFRPVLLLPEWLVPSLSPDELRQIAAHECEHLRRRDDWINLALQIGLVLMPLNPALLWLNRRIAEQRELACDAAVVASTAQPLAYAASLTRMAEQRMQQNGLRLALAALGRKSELAQRVHALLREPVAGWSRRQSAAACSMAAFALLAASAGLSRVPRLIRVAPAEIIQPEVAVTTPAKAIELYHQKSVAAAPEGRMVPAAFEVPLVRKSARHAVKQTAVKHEANATLAPKTNAPRLLRTATTATRGPRMIDTATQDDMQQPRFITTEFIQPYVAVPVRGGWLLIEL, translated from the coding sequence ATGACTCCTGTGTTGGCACACATCTCTTCTGTGATGGCGACATCGTGGGCTGCGAGCCTGTGGCAGGGGCTTGCGCTGTCGTTGCTGGCGGTGGCCCTGCTGCGGTTGATGCCGAAGGCTTCCGCGGCGCTGCGTCATAGTATTTTGCTGGCCGTATTTGCGGCGGCGACTGTGCTTCCCCTGCTGCATATGCCGATGCATGTGGCGGCAATGGCACCGCAGGCCTCGCCTGCCGCGATCCGCATGGCACCGTGGTTTGCAGTGGCGGTGGCAGCGGTTTGGCTGGTGACTTCGCTGTTCCGAGCGATCAGTCTTGGCATGGCATGGATGCATCTGCGACAGGTTCGTCGCGATGCGACGCCGATTGCAGTAGAAGCAATGAACATCTTTACGGCGGGGAATCGCCGCGCGGTCCTTTGCTCTTCTTCCCAGGTGAGTTCGCCGGCGGTGCTGGGATTCTTTCGGCCAGTGTTGCTATTGCCGGAATGGCTTGTACCTTCGCTGTCTCCGGATGAACTGCGCCAGATTGCCGCACATGAATGCGAGCATCTGCGCCGTCGCGATGACTGGATCAATCTTGCGTTACAGATTGGGCTGGTTCTGATGCCGCTGAATCCGGCGCTGCTGTGGCTGAATCGTCGCATTGCCGAGCAGCGTGAACTGGCGTGTGATGCGGCAGTGGTTGCATCGACTGCGCAGCCACTGGCGTATGCCGCTTCGCTGACGCGCATGGCGGAACAGCGGATGCAGCAGAATGGGTTGCGGCTGGCCCTGGCGGCGCTGGGACGCAAATCAGAACTGGCGCAGCGAGTACATGCGCTGCTGCGTGAGCCGGTGGCAGGATGGTCTCGCAGGCAGTCTGCTGCGGCGTGCAGTATGGCTGCGTTTGCCCTGTTGGCAGCGTCTGCTGGTTTGAGCCGTGTGCCGCGATTGATTCGTGTGGCCCCTGCTGAGATTATTCAGCCTGAGGTGGCGGTAACGACGCCAGCCAAGGCGATTGAGCTGTATCACCAGAAGAGTGTGGCAGCCGCACCGGAAGGGCGCATGGTTCCTGCTGCGTTTGAAGTCCCGCTAGTGCGCAAGTCTGCGCGTCATGCGGTGAAACAAACAGCGGTGAAGCATGAAGCAAATGCGACTCTTGCACCGAAGACGAATGCGCCGCGTCTGCTTCGCACGGCAACGACTGCAACACGTGGGCCGCGCATGATCGACACGGCGACGCAGGACGATATGCAGCAGCCACGCTTCATTACCACCGAGTTTATTCAGCCCTACGTGGCCGTCCCCGTTCGCGGCGGATGGCTGCTCATCGAGTTGTAG
- a CDS encoding trypsin-like peptidase domain-containing protein, with product MSATTNSLVDKKKVRRFALPGSLAAVAVLGSAMAFHGMGGVHAGAVTAAALDDQSVSSLSALDQDMERLAARVTPAVVNVAVTSRGGEEEEDDNNDGQAQQQIDPSQIPPQLRQFFGLGGGRGQGRMQPQQQPLRHGVGSGVIISSDGYIITNNHVVEGATQIKVTLHDRRVLNGKVLGTDKLTDIAVIKVDAHDLPAISWGDSGKLQPGQTVLAFGSPFGVLQFSVTRGIVSAVNRSPMSGDARTPGGLIQTDAAVNPGNSGGPLVNAHGELVGINQMIATNSGSFAGASFAIPSSTAKAIADQIIKTGAVHHGYLGIAMNDVTPENAQFFNLTDALGAIVSQVTPGSPAANAGMKNGDVITSINGKPVENGSALQVNVAQMTPGTKIDLGINRSGQHQSVNVTLGEYNKDKEVAANDGDSNGKQGNSGKLGVAMSDLTPDIRQQMNIPASVNGAAVAQVRPGSPAEDAGLQPGDVIMEVNRKPTTSADQVASNIKAAPNGKNVLLLVWSNGGASYRVVTPNAG from the coding sequence ATGTCCGCAACAACTAATTCCTTAGTAGACAAGAAAAAAGTTCGCCGCTTTGCTCTGCCTGGATCGCTTGCCGCTGTTGCGGTGCTGGGTTCTGCGATGGCTTTTCATGGCATGGGTGGTGTGCATGCCGGCGCGGTGACCGCTGCTGCGCTGGATGACCAGAGCGTGTCTTCCCTTTCCGCGTTGGATCAGGATATGGAACGCCTGGCTGCGCGAGTGACGCCTGCCGTGGTCAATGTCGCCGTTACCAGTCGAGGAGGCGAGGAGGAGGAGGACGACAATAACGATGGTCAGGCACAGCAGCAGATCGATCCGTCGCAGATTCCTCCGCAGCTACGCCAGTTCTTTGGCTTAGGTGGTGGCCGTGGACAGGGCCGCATGCAGCCGCAGCAGCAGCCGCTGCGTCATGGTGTGGGTTCGGGCGTGATCATTTCGTCGGACGGCTACATCATCACGAACAACCATGTGGTGGAGGGCGCAACGCAGATCAAGGTGACGCTGCATGATCGCCGCGTGCTGAACGGCAAGGTGCTGGGTACGGATAAGCTGACGGATATTGCCGTGATCAAGGTGGACGCGCATGATCTGCCTGCGATCTCGTGGGGCGACAGCGGGAAGCTACAGCCGGGACAGACGGTGCTGGCGTTTGGCAGTCCGTTTGGCGTGCTGCAGTTCAGCGTGACACGCGGCATTGTGTCAGCGGTGAATCGTTCCCCCATGTCAGGCGATGCACGTACGCCGGGTGGTTTGATTCAGACGGATGCTGCGGTGAACCCCGGCAACAGTGGTGGTCCGCTGGTGAATGCGCATGGCGAACTGGTCGGCATTAACCAGATGATTGCGACGAACAGCGGCAGCTTTGCGGGTGCGAGCTTTGCGATCCCGTCTTCGACAGCCAAGGCGATTGCTGACCAGATCATCAAAACAGGTGCGGTGCACCATGGCTATCTGGGCATTGCGATGAACGATGTGACGCCGGAGAATGCGCAGTTCTTTAACCTGACAGATGCGTTGGGGGCGATTGTGTCGCAGGTGACGCCGGGTTCGCCTGCTGCGAATGCTGGCATGAAGAACGGCGATGTCATCACGAGCATCAACGGCAAGCCGGTGGAGAATGGCAGCGCGTTGCAGGTGAATGTGGCGCAGATGACGCCGGGAACGAAGATTGACCTGGGCATCAATCGCAGTGGCCAGCACCAGAGTGTGAATGTGACTCTGGGTGAATACAACAAGGACAAGGAAGTTGCCGCCAATGATGGCGACAGCAACGGAAAGCAGGGCAACAGCGGCAAGTTGGGTGTTGCTATGAGCGACCTCACGCCGGACATCCGTCAGCAGATGAACATCCCAGCCAGCGTGAACGGGGCAGCGGTGGCGCAGGTTCGTCCGGGGTCGCCCGCGGAAGATGCGGGGCTGCAACCGGGTGACGTGATCATGGAAGTGAACCGTAAGCCGACCACTTCCGCAGACCAGGTGGCAAGCAATATCAAGGCCGCGCCCAATGGCAAAAATGTGCTGTTGCTGGTGTGGTCCAACGGTGGCGCCAGCTATCGCGTGGTGACGCCAAACGCGGGTTAA
- the uvrA gene encoding excinuclease ABC subunit UvrA, translated as MSISQITVRGARHHNLKNIDVTIPRNSLTVVTGLSGSGKSSLAFDTIYAEGQRRYVETLSAYARQFLDQMERPDVDSIDGLSPAISIEQKTTSRSPRSTVGTITEIYDYLRLLWASVGKPHCPQCGHEISRQSADQIVERIVALKPGERITVLAPIVRGRKGEFREELESLNQQGFRIRIDGEITEVTEGMRLEKRKNHTIEAIVDRVILKLDAEGKPDTRRLESSVQKALQMANGLVVIAIHGMDETLYSTSMACPDCGINVPKLEPRSFSFNSTYGACTECNGLGSIYDFDPGKTITDWSKPLLDGAMGPGSGSAYLLRLIKLFADKNKINLKVPFEDLSEAHQKLLLYGPPRAEAGRTGFHGIFGYLRDTLEESKSDTFREYYMQYMSATECPACGGKRLRPESLAVKVDRQSISDFTSLALDEAMQKAKTFHFTGREKLIADRLQKEVIERLEFLNAVGLNYLSLNRSAATLSGGEGQRIRLATQIGSRLRGVLYVLDEPSIGLHQRDNMKLIAAMENLRDLGNTVLVVEHDEDTIRKADYVLDLGPGAGKNGGYLIGAGTPAQIAANTESVTGKYISGEIDIRSNDAPRALSGKEIVVHAARGHNLKNVTVGFPLGALVVITGVSGSGKSTLVNDTLYRSLAKHLYRSKEEPQPHNRITGIEQIDKAVEIDQSPIGRTPRSNPATYTGVFTQIRDYFAMLPESRERGYKSGRFSFNVQGGRCEACQGDGQRRIEMNFLPDVYVLCEVCNGRRYNQETLSVKLNGYSIADILDLSISDALDVLGDIPNIKQKLQTLVDVGLGYIHLGQSATTLSGGEAQRMKLAKELSKRQTGRTLYLLDEPTTGLHFDDVRKLLEVLQKLVDLGNSVLVIEHNLDVIRNADYLIDMGPEGGSGGGTVVASGTPERVSKVAASHTGQFLAKLYRGRPGSERAAAPAYVEPVVVKTEVANPTKFAPSAEERAARRKAAAKKSAEKSKAKKAAAKTAAKSTIKTTRKKAE; from the coding sequence ATGAGCATCTCTCAAATTACCGTACGCGGCGCGCGGCACCATAACCTGAAAAATATTGACGTCACCATCCCGCGTAACTCGCTGACGGTGGTCACCGGCCTCTCCGGGTCGGGAAAAAGTTCCCTGGCGTTCGATACAATTTACGCAGAAGGCCAGCGCCGCTACGTAGAAACTCTCTCCGCGTATGCGCGTCAGTTCCTCGATCAAATGGAGCGTCCGGACGTCGACTCCATCGACGGCCTCTCCCCCGCTATCTCCATCGAGCAGAAGACTACCTCGCGCTCGCCGCGTTCCACCGTCGGCACCATCACGGAAATCTACGACTACCTGCGCCTGCTCTGGGCCAGCGTCGGCAAGCCCCACTGTCCCCAGTGCGGCCATGAGATCAGCCGCCAGTCGGCCGACCAGATCGTGGAGCGCATCGTCGCGCTCAAACCGGGTGAACGCATCACCGTCCTCGCACCCATCGTCCGCGGACGCAAGGGTGAGTTCCGTGAAGAGCTGGAATCCCTGAATCAGCAGGGTTTCCGCATCCGTATCGACGGCGAAATCACGGAAGTCACCGAAGGTATGCGCCTGGAGAAGCGCAAGAACCACACCATCGAGGCGATCGTCGACCGCGTCATCCTGAAGCTGGATGCCGAGGGCAAGCCTGACACGCGTCGCCTCGAATCCAGCGTGCAGAAGGCGCTGCAGATGGCCAATGGCCTTGTCGTCATCGCCATCCACGGCATGGACGAGACGCTGTACTCCACCTCCATGGCCTGCCCGGATTGCGGCATCAACGTCCCCAAGCTGGAGCCGCGTTCCTTCTCCTTCAACTCCACATACGGCGCCTGCACCGAATGCAACGGCCTCGGCAGTATCTACGACTTCGACCCCGGCAAGACCATCACCGATTGGTCGAAGCCACTACTCGATGGCGCGATGGGACCTGGCTCTGGTTCGGCCTACTTGCTCCGACTTATCAAACTCTTTGCAGACAAGAACAAGATCAACCTGAAGGTGCCATTCGAGGACCTCTCCGAAGCCCACCAGAAGCTGCTGCTCTATGGGCCGCCGCGCGCCGAAGCCGGGCGTACCGGCTTCCATGGCATCTTCGGCTACCTCCGCGACACGCTGGAAGAGTCCAAGTCCGATACCTTCCGCGAGTACTACATGCAGTACATGTCCGCGACGGAATGCCCTGCCTGCGGCGGCAAACGCCTACGCCCGGAATCGCTCGCCGTTAAGGTCGATAGGCAGTCTATTAGCGACTTCACGTCGCTCGCACTGGACGAGGCCATGCAGAAGGCGAAGACCTTCCACTTCACAGGACGCGAGAAGCTCATTGCCGACCGCCTGCAGAAGGAAGTGATCGAGCGCCTTGAGTTCCTTAACGCTGTCGGCCTCAACTACCTCTCGCTCAACCGCAGCGCCGCAACACTCAGCGGCGGCGAAGGCCAGCGCATCCGTCTGGCCACACAGATTGGATCGCGCCTGCGCGGCGTGCTCTACGTACTGGACGAACCCAGCATCGGCCTCCACCAGCGCGACAACATGAAGCTCATCGCCGCGATGGAGAACCTGCGCGACCTTGGCAATACCGTCCTCGTCGTAGAGCACGATGAAGACACCATCCGCAAGGCCGACTACGTCCTCGACCTTGGTCCCGGTGCGGGCAAGAACGGCGGCTACCTCATCGGCGCTGGCACACCGGCGCAGATTGCAGCGAATACCGAATCTGTCACCGGCAAGTACATCTCCGGCGAGATCGATATCCGCAGCAACGACGCTCCCCGCGCTCTCAGCGGCAAGGAGATCGTCGTCCACGCTGCGCGCGGACACAACCTGAAGAACGTTACCGTCGGCTTCCCACTCGGGGCTCTCGTGGTTATCACCGGTGTCAGTGGCAGCGGCAAGAGTACGTTGGTCAACGACACCCTGTACCGCTCGCTGGCGAAGCATCTCTACCGCAGCAAGGAAGAGCCACAACCGCACAACCGCATCACCGGCATTGAGCAGATCGATAAGGCCGTCGAGATCGACCAGTCGCCGATTGGGCGTACGCCGCGCTCTAACCCGGCGACGTATACCGGCGTGTTCACGCAGATCCGCGACTACTTCGCCATGCTGCCCGAGTCACGTGAGCGTGGCTACAAGTCCGGGCGCTTCTCCTTCAACGTGCAGGGTGGACGCTGCGAGGCTTGCCAGGGCGATGGACAGCGGCGTATCGAGATGAACTTCCTGCCGGATGTTTACGTCCTGTGCGAGGTCTGCAATGGCCGTCGCTACAACCAGGAAACGTTGTCGGTGAAGCTCAACGGCTATTCCATTGCAGACATTCTGGACCTGTCCATCTCCGATGCGCTGGATGTGCTTGGCGATATTCCTAACATCAAGCAGAAGCTACAGACGCTGGTGGATGTTGGCCTTGGATATATTCACCTTGGCCAGTCGGCAACGACGCTCAGCGGTGGCGAAGCACAGCGCATGAAGCTGGCGAAGGAACTCTCCAAGCGCCAGACGGGACGCACACTTTACCTGCTGGATGAGCCAACGACAGGCCTGCACTTCGACGATGTGCGCAAGCTGCTGGAAGTGCTGCAAAAGCTTGTCGATCTTGGCAATTCTGTTCTTGTGATCGAGCACAATCTCGATGTGATCCGCAACGCGGATTACCTGATCGATATGGGGCCTGAGGGCGGTTCGGGTGGCGGTACTGTGGTGGCGTCCGGTACACCGGAGCGGGTGAGCAAGGTGGCTGCGTCGCACACCGGGCAGTTCCTGGCCAAGCTGTACCGTGGGCGCCCGGGCAGCGAGCGCGCGGCTGCACCAGCTTATGTGGAACCAGTGGTGGTGAAGACCGAAGTAGCAAACCCGACCAAGTTCGCGCCCTCCGCGGAAGAACGTGCTGCACGCCGCAAGGCCGCAGCGAAGAAGTCTGCCGAGAAGAGCAAGGCCAAGAAAGCCGCTGCCAAAACTGCCGCGAAGTCAACTATAAAGACGACAAGGAAGAAAGCCGAGTGA
- a CDS encoding BlaI/MecI/CopY family transcriptional regulator → MPRNRSNTLTEAELRLMRLLWQMGECSVQDLVSAMPEAQRLAYTSVLTTIRILETKGYVEHRQEGRAFVYTATVAEQDAQQSEVRHVMHRFFGNSRERLMLALLGDVDVSRDELDKLKQAIAEAEAAAAKRGAEQEDAE, encoded by the coding sequence ATGCCGAGGAATCGCTCCAATACGTTGACCGAAGCCGAACTGAGGCTGATGCGCCTGCTTTGGCAGATGGGCGAATGCTCAGTGCAGGACCTGGTTTCTGCCATGCCGGAGGCGCAGCGGCTGGCGTATACGTCTGTTCTGACCACGATCCGCATTCTGGAGACCAAGGGATATGTGGAGCATCGGCAGGAGGGACGCGCGTTTGTCTATACCGCTACCGTTGCCGAGCAGGATGCGCAGCAGAGCGAAGTTCGGCATGTGATGCATCGCTTCTTTGGCAACAGTCGCGAACGGCTGATGCTGGCCCTGCTGGGCGATGTCGATGTGAGCCGCGATGAACTGGACAAGTTGAAACAGGCCATTGCCGAAGCAGAAGCCGCTGCTGCGAAACGCGGTGCGGAACAGGAGGATGCGGAATGA
- a CDS encoding lysostaphin resistance A-like protein, which translates to MTEPQPNEPSVAHDGFRPEDHFVIRSQTDEASSASAQHSDAFPNPAFTRLSDDVPQDLLTHQPRQPNLGYSAALLCIGVLVLFGVSVFIGLVGVVTHANLNVNSAAVPRASILIEAFTFLITYGIAYIAFPRFWQRSFGQVIHWNPAAMKEHVPQLIGIGIALSVVAQALESLLTLPKEMPVDAFFKQPSTLWIIAIFGTFVAPVCEEVFFRGFLLRGFAIFFDWIALPKTDEAREWWRSTSGLSQRSMILSGVVTSGLFAAMHAAQLGWAWNAVGVLWIVGGGLTYVRIRYNSVAASSVVHAAYNGLLFAIMFAITGGFRHLDKLANH; encoded by the coding sequence GTGACGGAACCTCAACCGAATGAACCCAGCGTTGCGCATGATGGCTTCCGTCCGGAAGACCACTTCGTCATCCGCTCGCAAACCGATGAGGCATCTTCCGCTTCCGCACAGCATTCCGATGCATTCCCGAACCCGGCGTTCACCCGTCTCTCGGACGATGTGCCTCAGGATCTGCTGACGCATCAGCCGCGCCAGCCCAACCTGGGTTATTCCGCTGCCCTGCTCTGCATTGGCGTTCTGGTGCTCTTTGGCGTGTCGGTGTTCATCGGGTTAGTCGGTGTCGTCACGCACGCTAACCTGAACGTCAACTCTGCGGCTGTGCCTCGAGCCAGCATCCTGATTGAGGCGTTCACCTTCCTCATCACCTACGGCATCGCTTACATTGCGTTCCCACGCTTCTGGCAACGGTCATTCGGCCAGGTGATCCACTGGAACCCGGCGGCGATGAAAGAGCATGTGCCGCAGCTCATCGGCATCGGCATCGCCTTGAGTGTTGTGGCGCAGGCGCTGGAAAGTCTGCTGACGCTGCCCAAGGAGATGCCGGTGGATGCGTTCTTCAAGCAGCCGTCGACGCTTTGGATCATCGCCATCTTCGGCACGTTTGTGGCTCCTGTCTGTGAAGAAGTCTTCTTCCGCGGCTTTCTATTGCGCGGCTTTGCCATCTTCTTTGACTGGATTGCACTGCCAAAGACCGATGAGGCGCGCGAGTGGTGGCGATCGACCAGTGGGCTGTCGCAGCGGAGCATGATCCTGAGCGGTGTTGTAACCAGCGGACTGTTTGCCGCTATGCACGCGGCACAACTTGGATGGGCATGGAATGCGGTGGGCGTGTTGTGGATTGTCGGCGGTGGACTGACTTACGTCCGCATCCGTTACAACTCAGTTGCCGCAAGCTCTGTGGTTCATGCGGCCTATAACGGGCTGCTCTTCGCCATCATGTTTGCGATTACGGGCGGATTCCGCCATCTGGACAAGCTGGCAAACCACTGA